The sequence CGTCGCGCGGCATCAGGCTCAGATGCTTGCGTGTCTCGACTTCCAGGGCCTGTTTGAGCTCGACACGGCTCGCATAGAAGGGCTCGAAGGCCTCCAGGAGCGCGGGACGCAGCCGTTCGGCGTTATCCTCGAAATAATCAAGACTGTCTGCCAGGGCTTCCTGGACGCTATCCATCGCCACCTGGCGATTGTCGAGAAACATGGGCGGTCACCTCCTCCGTCAGAAGAGATTGTGCGGGTGAAAACAGTGTTTTTCTACCCCTGAAGGGCAGAAAGTCAGGATATTTATTCCCGCACTGTCAATCCCTGCAGTTTACGACAATACAATGACGTTCTGGTGACGATCATCGTTGCCTTCAGACGCTGTCCTTGCCCTGTTTCCATCGCTCCCGCTTGTCCACACGCGGCCATCAGACCCAGAGACGCCAGGTGTGCCGTCATGACGACCTGCCCCCTTGGTCGAGCGTTGCGCGTTAAGTCCTCAGCCCTCAGCCCTTGGGCTTGGGCGGAATCTTCTTGGCCGGCGCGGCGGACTTGGCGATGTGATCGATGATCAGACCGGCGATGTCCTTGCCGGTGGCCGTCTCGATACCCTGCAGGCCCGGCGAGGAGTTCACTTCCATGATCACCGGGCCATGATTGGCGCGCAGCAGGTCGACACCGGCGACGGACAGGCCCATGGCCTTGGCGGCGCGAATGGCGGTGGAGCGCTCTTCCGGCGTGATGCGGATCTCGCTCGCGGTGCCGCCACGGTGCAGGTTGGAGCGGAACTCGCCATCGGCCGCCTGACGCTTCATTGACGCCACCACCTTGTCACCCACCACCAGGCAGCGGATGTCGGCGCCACGCGCTTCCTTGATGTATTCCTGCACCATGATGTTGGCTTTCATGCCCATGAAGGCCTGGATCACGCTCTCGGCGGCCTGGTTGGTCTCGGCGAGTACCACGCCGATGCCCTGGGTGCCTTCCAGCAGCTTGATGACCAGCGGCGCACCCTTGACCATGGTGATCAGGTCGGGGATGTCATCCGGCGAATGCGCGAAGCCGGTGACCGGCAGGCCCAGCCCCTTGCGCGACAGCAGCTGCAGGGAGCGCAGCTTGTCGCGTGAGCGGGAGATGGCCACGGAATCATTGACCACGTAGGTGCCCATCATCTCGAACTGGCGCAGCACGGCGCAGCCATAGAAGGTGACGGAGGCACCGATGCGCGGCACGACGGCATCGAAGTGCTCGATCTCGGCGCCCTTGTAATGGATGGACGGGCGGTGCGAGGCGATATTCATGTAGCAACGCAGCGTGTCCACCACGCGCGCGGTGTGGCCACGTGCCTCGGCGGCCTCGATCAGGCGACGGGTGGAGTAGAGGCGTGAGTTACGCGACAGGATACCGATATGCATGAAATCCTCCGGAGCCGAATGGGCCAGACAGAGATGGGAATGAATCAGAAGACGACTGACGTGAAGCCCGTCAGGAGGCGTGGTGTTCGTCGGTGAGGCCTTTACTGTCTCGAGGCGTTACGCGATAGCAGGTGGCACCGGCGCCAGCGTCTTGAGGCGAGATGCCGCAGCATGCCGCCGCGCGCACGGCCGATACCGTCAGGGTTCGCCGTGCAGATAGGCGGCGCCCGGTGCGACCAGCAGGCGACGCAGGGCACGGCGCCCCAGCAGAATGGGGTGACGCATCTGGGAGCGGTCCACCAGCGTCATGTCGATATCGTAGTCGAGCCCGGCCAGCTTCATGCGCGAGCGGATCGCGTAGCGCCACTCGGCCTGACCATTGGATGAGCGCACGCGGCGGCGATCATGCACCGGCGTCTCGATCGTATGCGGCGGGGAGTCGCTACCGCCGGTCCGGGTGATGAAGCGAACCCACAGATCATCGTGCTGCTCGAAGACCTCGATACTCTCGGCATGCAGCGCACTGGAATGCGCACCGGTGTCGATCTTGGCATTGAGGTGCAGCTTGAGCTCCGGCAGCTCGATCAACTCACGCCGACCCACCACGCCACGCGGGCGAAAGCCCAGCAGGTCATGATTCAGTGTCTTGAGATCGAGGGGCGGTGCCTTGTCGATGTGATGACGCGAAATGTGCTTGTGATGCGACATGTTTCTTCCTTAATCAGAGGGCGTGAGCGAAGCGGGCAGCGGCTCACGGCATGAAGACACCGGGCAGGCGCGGCACAGCGTAATGTGCGTTGCCGGCCTGGCGGGGTAATGGCCAGGCGGGCGCGCAGCATAGTCACTTGACGCACTGACAGCAATCCTTGCTGAAGCCTCTTTTTTCGCGTCACGCAGCGGGATATGACGGTGGCGCTGACTGCACCCGGCAAAACCGCCCAGGGCACGCGGTCATGGCACGCGGTCATGGCACGCGGTGATGGCGCGCTTTCATCGCCGCCAGACGCCTCTCTTGCGGGCGTCGGGCAAGTCCCCCACGGTCACAGGCGCGGGTGACGTCGTGCCGGTGGCGCGTTGCCGCGCGCCCTGTTCACCGGTGCTGATCAGCCCCGATGCCATGCCTTGAGC comes from bacterium Scap17 and encodes:
- the rimK gene encoding 30S ribosomal protein S6--L-glutamate ligase, translated to MHIGILSRNSRLYSTRRLIEAAEARGHTARVVDTLRCYMNIASHRPSIHYKGAEIEHFDAVVPRIGASVTFYGCAVLRQFEMMGTYVVNDSVAISRSRDKLRSLQLLSRKGLGLPVTGFAHSPDDIPDLITMVKGAPLVIKLLEGTQGIGVVLAETNQAAESVIQAFMGMKANIMVQEYIKEARGADIRCLVVGDKVVASMKRQAADGEFRSNLHRGGTASEIRITPEERSTAIRAAKAMGLSVAGVDLLRANHGPVIMEVNSSPGLQGIETATGKDIAGLIIDHIAKSAAPAKKIPPKPKG
- a CDS encoding ATP-dependent zinc protease → MSHHKHISRHHIDKAPPLDLKTLNHDLLGFRPRGVVGRRELIELPELKLHLNAKIDTGAHSSALHAESIEVFEQHDDLWVRFITRTGGSDSPPHTIETPVHDRRRVRSSNGQAEWRYAIRSRMKLAGLDYDIDMTLVDRSQMRHPILLGRRALRRLLVAPGAAYLHGEP